ATTTGGCCTGTGGCCCTCCCTGGAATCAGCggaccggcctgcagtgcctctgccagcaaaaacggagcctgGGCAGGCCACatgtggccttcccaagctccattttcactggcagagggttgcaggaggccctcGCAGCCGAAAAGGAAGCCTCAATGAGTGACatccagctggccatgcccaccctgaccatgccccccgcctctctgaggtcaaacacaaccctgatacgaccctcaatgaaattgagtttgacacccctactgtaGGTATTCAGTTGTTTGAAATGGTAGAACAGTTGATAAGTGAAGATGTGATATTTTTTCCCCCATAGGAATTTcttattaatgttttaatttggaattgttttaattttactgCCTATTTGAATTAGCTGTTTTTATCACATTTCACTGATTGGCATTCTCTATTTTCAAAATCCATTCAGAACAGTAACATTATTAGGTCATATTCAAAGCTGACACCTCAAGTGTGTTTAATAAAGTTATTATCAATATagggatttttaattttttttactcctgtTTTTCTTAAGAAATGAATGATGTTAATATTGGtaattttctctattttattatGATGTAAATAAAGACTCACCTTTATCTATAACACCAGGTCAAAGAAGCTCCTGTCTTCTTTGAAGCTCCTGTcttcaggagccaaggtggcgcagtggttaaatgcagcactgcaggctactgctagatcagcagttcagcggttcaaatctcaccggctcagggttgactcagccttccatccttccgaggtgggtaaaatgaggacccagattgttgggggcaatatgctgactctctgtaaaccgcttagagagggctgaaagccctatgaagcggtatataagtctactgctattgctaagtctactgctattctgTAAACAATCTTGATATTTTGCTTTATGTTCAAAGAAAGGAACGAAGTAGAAATACTATCCTAGACACCACTGACCTGGATAGTGTTTATTGTGAAGGACTGCATGTTTTCATGAACTATCAGGCAATAAATCAAAGAGATCACTTGAAATGTACTACACAACTGTTGTTTTATTTGGTCATTATTTCATTCACACAGGCATTGCAGCAACTATAATGATCCATCATTTTCAGGGGCCTTCACCTCTTATCTCTAAGTCATCATCAGTATATCCCAAGAGATTGAAGTGCGAGTAACTGGGAGCCTTCTCCGAAAGCCCCTCCATGTTTCATTTGACAAATCGTAGAGGCTTTTCACCAGATCCATCTGAAATTTGTTATCTTCAGCTTCAATAAATTTCTCAAAATCCAAGGCAAATTGGTCCCGATGAATTAAATATATGGAACCTTCAGCTGTACTACTGGCTGTCCAGTGAAGATTAGCTTTTCTGAAATAATGCAGCTGTACTTTTAAGTCCCCCCTGACTTCTGAAACAGGTGGAGTTATTGCAATTATCCATTCTGATTTCCAGAGAATGTTCCAGGATTTCTTATTCTGGTGGCTTTCCATGCAGACCACAAGGAATGGTTTGTTCCTAATTGTTTTTTTGTAGACCCGACAAACTCCTGAAATGAAATGCCTCTTCATGTATGCTTCCAAGATCTCATTAAGGGTTTCTCTCCATAATTCTGCCCTGTCTCTCCTAATATTACAATAAAGCAGAAACTTGTCAGCTCTTCTATTCAGGGAATCGAATGTGAAGGAAAGCTTGATCTGTGGGTCAAAGAAGCGATCACCTCCCATGTCATTATGGCGAGTCACCAGAACATAGTCCCCTTTGATGTTTGCAGTGGTGAAATGTTTCTTGGAATGATTAGCACACACCTGAGCAACCTCTTCCTTTATGAGTTTATCATCACAAAGCAGAAAGCGAAGGTCTTCAAAAACATTCTTGAATTCACCTGGAGGGCATTGTTTTAACAAATTGCATATGAGTTGTATTTTAAGGGCATTAGCTGCTTCTTCTTTGGCTAGTTCAGTTTCCTCAGAGGGTGGTTCTTCTAAATCTGGCAATGagataacaaaataaaacaagagctCTTTCAAATGTTTATGAATTAAACTCGACACCGTTGactgacatttcttccaaaaatagaacaaagtaatatttcattttgaatCTTTCTCAATTGTCACTTCCAGAAATTAGTCTAGAACTTTCCAAGATTAAGCTAGATCTAGAATGGAATGTGAGCTTATCGGGTTTTAGCGGAAGCTGTAAGATCACGGGTGGgatgctgggggttcgcaggtgttcgagagaacctctagctaggattctttgcagttcagagaacccccaaatcccatccctggctggccccacccacctcacCCCTTCCAGGAATccccacgcagcctgttttggatgcaggtaagtgcagggcgcacagagggcaaaaaacagacatACCAGaagttccagagggcctccagagcctggggaggtcatttttgccaccatggtcacacccacccagcaatcaggcagagaacGTCTTGCTAAAttctttgaagcccacccctttgTAAAATCTTGAAATAGTAGTTCATTGCAAACTAAATTCGAGTCAGCTGTGATGTGACTGAAACCCCCCCCTCCAATTCTAAGAATGAAATGCAATTTATGTTACATCAactgaaatattatttatttatcacatttgtgAGGCTGCCTGACTCCATAGCAGCTCTACGTACATGGTGCACATGCTAAAAATAGCAATAGATAAACACACAATAGATTTCCAGAGAAAATAACTAACATCTTCTCAGTCATATTGCATTTCCCTCAAAGGGACTACTACTCAATCTGATACAAGGCCTGGGGGAAATGGCATAATTTCAACAAGGCTATGATCGGGGCAATACCACTTTCTGGACAGATGCAGTTCCAGAGGGTAACTGCCACAACAGAGAATGACACTGCAGATAGAATTCATTTCCTGCACGCCTGCTAAAAGTTTTTAACCACAGGTAGAAAGATGAGATCCAAACAATATCTTGAGATGTTCCCCAATCTATAGGCTAGGATGTCAACCAAGGTCTAAGTAAAAGGAGAAGAGTCAGCGCATGTTAAAGCATAGTCACAATTGTGATCCGGAAGAGCAACTTGAGTCTTATCTTGGTTTTACCAGgtgcttctggtttctggtccTTTGCAGCTTGGGGCCCCTGCTGTTTGCTTTGCTGGTGCTCCTGGTGTAGTTGCTGAAAGTTGTGGTTCCGTTGATTTTGGTGTTGGCTGAATTGTTAAAGGGGCCGCCACAAGAGGTGGGGTCTCCTTTTTCGATAGATGTTTACAGAGAGAGATAGTTAGATTAAACTTATAGTAACAAGGGGTGACTTACCAGGTGCTTGCGTTGTTGTTGGTGTAGCTGCTGGCTGAGTCTGTGAAGGGGCTGCTGCAGGAGGAATGGTGGGggcttttattatatattttatttttattttatatatatgtgtgtgtgtgtgtgttgtatttgtgctgataaataaataaagggagacagcacaaatacaacacaaatgtaacaaaaggcaacagtaaaaatattgggctttctgtctggatgatctcttgtgacgagccgatggacagagaatggaagcagttagcttcctcccataattggggcataccaggggttgtgacagcatgtgtgctgataaataaataaagggagactagtatagatctatttcaagctatttagctctcatcagctagccatacccttactgggaatcgaacctgggctgcattacatattaggcagtaatattagccactaagccacaggctctcctcctttgtcatatatagatgatagatagatagatagatagatagatagatagatagatagatagatagatgtgcgtgtgtgtgtatgtgtgtgtatacatacatacgtacaaaCGTACACAcctacacatgtacacacacagacacacacagacacacacacacagagaaaacatCTAAAGAAAACTTACACCTCACAAAGACAAAAGAAGTAAAGCTGTTATCTTCAGTTACATAACAAGGGGTGACTTACCTGGTGCTTGCGTTGTTGTTggtgtagctgctggtgaagggGCTGCTGAAGGAGGAATGGTGGGggcttttaatatatatatatatatatatatatatatatatatatatatatatatatatatatatatatatatatatatatatatatatataatttgtgctgataaataaataaagggagactagtatagatctatttcaagctatttagctctcatcagctagccatacccttactgggattcgaacctgggctgtattcggacctgggctatattacatattaggcagttatattagccactaagccacaggctctcctcctttatcaccctggctggctgataaggagttgttctctgtagctcaatggttaacacatctgcctaagaggcaatagagcacaggttcgattcccaacatgggtatggctagctgatgagagctaaatagcttgaaatagatctatactagtcttcctttatttatttatcagcataaatataacaaatgtaacaaaaaggcaacagtaaaaaatattgggtttctgtctggatggtctcttgtgacgagcctaatgacagagagtggaagtgtgaccttcctcccatacttgggcataccaggggttgtgactttaagtatatacctcccaccctggctggctgataaggagtcgttctctgtagctcaaatggttaactccctgcctgggaggcaatggagcacaggttcgattcccaacatgggtatggctagctgatgagagctaaatagcttgaaatagatctatactagtctccctttatttatttatcagcataaatataacatatatatatatacacatatatatacacatatatatacacatatacatatacatatacatatacatatacacatacacatacacatacacatacacatacacatacatatatataaaatacatacatacatgcatacagacGTACACACCTACACGTCTACAGGtctacacacgtacacacacagacacacagacagagagtaaacatataaagaaaacttaCACCTCACAAAGACAAAAGAAGTAAAGCTGTTATCTTCAGTTACGTAACAAGGGGTGACTTACCTGCTGCTTGCGTTGTTGCTGGTGCACCCGCTGGGGCTTGTGGTGCTGTTGTTGGTTTTGCTGCTGGCTCAGTCTTCGCAGGGGCCGCTGCAGGAAGAACAATAGGGGCTcctttatacatacacacacacacaaacacacacaaacatacaccgtgttttcccaaaaataagacagggtcttattttcttttgaaccccaaaataagcgtttggccttattttcggggaggtcttattacttttgaggtgcaggaggcagcgagcatggtcaactcatggctgctgctgtgttgcaatatttgggcttattttagtgcatccgctcaaaagcccaattgggcttattatccagggaggtcttatttttgaggaaacagggcaaacacacacacacacacatacacacaaagtaaACATATAAAGGAAAATTACACCTCACAAAGACAAAAGAAGTAAAGCTGTTCTCTTCAATTACGTAACAAGGGGTGACTTACCTGGTGCTTGCGTTGTTGCTGGTGCACCCGCTGGGACTTGTGGTGCTGTTGTTGGTTTTGCTGCTGGCTCAGCCTTTGAAGGGGCCGCTGCTGGAGGAAAGGTGGCACTTGctgaattattttcttaaaaatatggACTTTAAAAACACAAAGAAACAACCCACAAGGAAACAACAAGGATAGATGTTATCTGTAAGTAATTGATAAGGGATGAATTACCAGGAGCCCCAGGACTGGCTGCTGTTCCTGGTTGTGGAGCTGTTTGAAGTTTAGATTTTCAAGAAGATTTGCCAGAAGATAtaatacaaggaaaaaaaatatattaggaCTTGTGTATTGAAGCTTGACACAAAGAACAAACAAGGAATGGTATTATCTTCAATTAACTAATAACATGTGACTTACCCCGTGCTTGTTCCGCTGCTGGTGCAGTCCCGGAAGGTTGTGGTTCAGTTGTTGGTTTTGGTGTTGGTTGAGTTGTTAAAGGGGCTGCTGCAGGTGGAACGGTGGGGGCTGctttttggatggatggatggatggatggatggatgaatagatagatagatagatagatagatagatagatagatagatagatagatagatagatagatataattagattaaaaacataaaaataacaatccacaaagaaaaagaaaaaacaaggaaagctGTTATAAGTAAACAAGGGATGACCTACCCGGTGCTTGCGTTGTTGCTGGTGCAGctgctggagctggagctggagctggtgcagctgctggagctggagctggtgTTGGTGTTggttgaggagctgccacaggaGGAATGGTGGAGACtgcttgatagatagatagatagatagatagata
This genomic interval from Thamnophis elegans isolate rThaEle1 chromosome 7, rThaEle1.pri, whole genome shotgun sequence contains the following:
- the CAPZA3 gene encoding F-actin-capping protein subunit alpha-3, which translates into the protein MNDTQKFLKFSDYVYNIIDRCLIVHIFKKIIQQVPPFLQQRPLQRLSQQQNQQQHHKSQRVHQQQRKHQRPLRRLSQQQNQQQHHKPQRVHQQQRKQQQLHQEHQQSKQQGPQAAKDQKPEAPDLEEPPSEETELAKEEAANALKIQLICNLLKQCPPGEFKNVFEDLRFLLCDDKLIKEEVAQVCANHSKKHFTTANIKGDYVLVTRHNDMGGDRFFDPQIKLSFTFDSLNRRADKFLLYCNIRRDRAELWRETLNEILEAYMKRHFISGVCRVYKKTIRNKPFLVVCMESHQNKKSWNILWKSEWIIAITPPVSEVRGDLKVQLHYFRKANLHWTASSTAEGSIYLIHRDQFALDFEKFIEAEDNKFQMDLVKSLYDLSNETWRGFRRRLPVTRTSISWDILMMT